A single window of Brevundimonas vitisensis DNA harbors:
- a CDS encoding N-acetylmuramoyl-L-alanine amidase family protein, which produces MTALAFVAFCLAVFAAGQGLASGNAGSILRLRFGGDAERTRVVIDLEATTRGAVVEAGEGGRVVIGLSDVTAGQGVSGQGAGLVRGYRVSAGRGAARIELDLSSAAEIERRFLLPPGDGVAHYRYVVDLKATGAPVARRADPAPARPAARRGERPLIVIDAGHGGRDPGALGAHARESQITLAAALTLKAELERTGRYRVRLTRETDVYVGLERRVQIARAADADLFISLHADAGADPAVRGASVYTLSEQGAGRARREFTGRNDWHRELHLPGRDPSVDRILLDMTQRDTQNRSAKFARTLIGEIEGSQHPLLRRSHRDAGLAVLLAPDVPAVLLEMGFITNPEDERALTDERYRRRLMRAVVSGIDIYFRDLDASVMMAGLPAAGGTH; this is translated from the coding sequence ATGACGGCGCTGGCCTTCGTCGCCTTCTGCCTCGCCGTGTTCGCGGCCGGGCAAGGTCTGGCGTCTGGCAATGCCGGTTCGATTCTGCGTCTGCGATTTGGGGGTGATGCCGAGCGCACCCGGGTCGTGATCGATCTGGAGGCCACCACGCGCGGTGCCGTGGTCGAGGCGGGCGAGGGCGGGCGTGTCGTCATCGGCCTGTCCGATGTCACGGCGGGCCAGGGTGTCTCGGGCCAGGGCGCGGGCCTAGTGCGCGGCTACCGCGTCAGCGCGGGGCGCGGGGCCGCCCGGATCGAGCTGGACCTGTCTTCGGCCGCAGAGATCGAGCGCCGCTTCCTGCTGCCTCCCGGCGATGGTGTGGCCCACTATCGCTATGTCGTGGACCTGAAGGCCACCGGGGCCCCGGTCGCCCGCCGCGCCGATCCCGCGCCGGCGAGACCGGCAGCGCGCCGGGGCGAGCGTCCGCTGATCGTCATCGATGCCGGGCACGGCGGGCGTGATCCCGGTGCCTTGGGGGCTCATGCGCGCGAAAGTCAGATCACGCTTGCTGCTGCCCTGACATTGAAAGCCGAGTTGGAACGGACCGGCCGATACCGCGTGCGTCTGACACGCGAAACCGATGTCTATGTCGGCCTGGAGCGCCGCGTTCAGATCGCCCGTGCTGCCGACGCTGATCTGTTCATTTCGCTGCATGCGGACGCGGGTGCTGATCCGGCGGTCCGCGGGGCCAGTGTCTACACCCTGTCCGAACAGGGGGCGGGCCGCGCACGCCGCGAGTTCACCGGGCGGAACGACTGGCACCGGGAGCTGCACCTGCCGGGCCGGGACCCTTCTGTGGACCGCATTCTTCTGGACATGACCCAGCGCGATACCCAGAACCGCTCTGCCAAATTCGCCCGCACCCTGATCGGAGAGATCGAGGGCAGTCAGCATCCGCTGCTGCGCCGCAGCCACCGAGACGCCGGCCTGGCCGTGCTTCTGGCCCCCGACGTGCCGGCGGTGTTGCTGGAAATGGGGTTCATCACCAATCCCGAGGACGAGCGGGCTCTGACGGATGAACGCTATCGCCGCCGGCTGATGCGCGCTGTCGTCTCGGGCATCGACATCTATTTCCGCGATTTGGATGCCTCCGTCATGATGGCGGGCCTGCCGGCGGCGGGCGGGACGCACTAA